A single genomic interval of Christensenellaceae bacterium 44-20 harbors:
- a CDS encoding ACT domain-containing protein — translation MRAIISVFGKDRPGIIAGLSAVLYRHGANILDISQTVMQGAIFTMVMLIEVSEGDSFSGLKADLEEAAESLGMELHLQREEIFDSMHRI, via the coding sequence ATGAGAGCGATTATTTCAGTATTTGGGAAAGACAGACCCGGCATCATCGCCGGCTTATCGGCCGTGCTCTACCGCCATGGCGCCAATATTTTGGATATCAGCCAGACGGTTATGCAGGGAGCGATTTTTACGATGGTCATGCTCATTGAGGTCAGCGAGGGGGATTCCTTCTCCGGCCTGAAGGCGGATTTGGAGGAGGCCGCAGAGAGCCTTGGCATGGAACTGCACCTCCAACGGGAAGAGATTTTCGATTCCATGCACCGCATCTAG
- a CDS encoding GNAT family N-acetyltransferase gives MILQTERLCLRKWQQEDFADLAEMLQDPQVMYAYEHGFSDADVQEWMERQWRRYREHGFGLWAVVEKQSGDIVGQAGLTIQHCEGQDILEIGYHLKRKHWKKGYAAEAAKGCMQYAFEVLGAPAVYSVIKSDNLASQKVAERMGMKKQKEFWATYYAGPMLHFLYGREKPNKQKEEAQ, from the coding sequence ATGATTTTGCAGACAGAGCGCCTGTGTTTGCGCAAATGGCAGCAGGAGGATTTTGCGGATTTGGCCGAGATGCTGCAAGATCCGCAGGTGATGTATGCCTATGAGCATGGTTTTTCAGATGCGGATGTGCAGGAATGGATGGAGCGGCAATGGAGGCGCTATCGTGAACATGGTTTTGGGCTTTGGGCAGTGGTGGAAAAGCAGAGCGGGGACATTGTCGGCCAGGCCGGGCTGACGATACAGCACTGTGAGGGTCAGGATATTCTGGAAATCGGCTACCACCTGAAGAGAAAACACTGGAAAAAGGGCTATGCGGCAGAAGCGGCAAAAGGCTGTATGCAGTATGCCTTTGAGGTTTTGGGCGCGCCGGCTGTTTACAGCGTGATCAAGAGCGACAACCTGGCTTCGCAGAAAGTAGCCGAGCGCATGGGCATGAAAAAACAGAAGGAATTTTGGGCAACCTATTATGCAGGCCCCATGCTGCATTTTCTCTACGGCAGGGAAAAGCCGAATAAGCAAAAGGAGGAAGCACAATGA
- a CDS encoding QueT transporter family protein, with protein sequence MKKEKLVYLAQSGIIAAVYAALTLLFYPLSFGLSQLRVSEGLCVLPYFTPAAVPGLFLGCVIANIFGGFGLLDIVCGSLATLLAAYGAYKIKNNYLAPLPAVLANAVIVGAELAYLMNVPFWQAALGVGAGQAVSCYVIGMPLLFALEKLQRKWNLFGTIRRN encoded by the coding sequence ATGAAGAAAGAAAAGCTCGTTTATCTCGCGCAAAGCGGAATTATCGCCGCGGTATATGCCGCGCTGACCTTGCTCTTTTATCCCCTCTCTTTTGGCCTTTCCCAGCTGCGGGTGAGCGAGGGGCTCTGTGTTCTGCCGTATTTTACGCCGGCGGCGGTGCCCGGGCTGTTTCTCGGCTGCGTGATCGCCAATATTTTCGGCGGCTTTGGACTTTTGGATATTGTCTGCGGCAGCCTGGCGACGCTGCTCGCGGCCTATGGGGCGTATAAAATCAAAAATAATTATCTCGCGCCGCTGCCCGCTGTTCTGGCAAATGCTGTCATCGTGGGCGCGGAGCTGGCATATCTAATGAATGTGCCGTTTTGGCAGGCAGCGCTGGGCGTTGGGGCAGGGCAGGCAGTCTCCTGCTATGTGATCGGGATGCCCCTGCTGTTTGCGCTGGAGAAATTGCAGCGGAAATGGAATCTGTTTGGAACAATTAGGAGGAACTGA
- a CDS encoding DUF1540 domain-containing protein, with protein sequence MISKITCEATECVHNTDGQCESGMVRVDKFQNNYGAVAFCDSFAKPGSLRAMACGNLPCANAVTSYAGIVRAEEQGLSEENTPAHSDFISCNARDCIYNQSNFCAASRITIESPEDTDGTLSVCETYERRVF encoded by the coding sequence TTGATCAGCAAAATTACCTGCGAGGCCACAGAGTGTGTGCATAACACAGACGGCCAGTGCGAGAGCGGCATGGTGCGGGTAGATAAATTCCAGAATAACTATGGGGCCGTCGCGTTTTGCGATTCGTTCGCAAAGCCGGGCAGCCTGCGGGCCATGGCCTGCGGCAATTTGCCCTGCGCAAACGCAGTTACGAGCTATGCCGGCATTGTTCGGGCAGAAGAACAAGGGCTTTCCGAGGAAAATACCCCTGCGCATTCGGATTTTATCTCCTGCAACGCCCGAGACTGCATCTATAACCAGAGCAATTTCTGCGCCGCAAGCCGCATTACCATCGAATCGCCGGAAGATACCGACGGCACGCTATCCGTCTGCGAGACCTACGAACGCAGAGTATTTTAA
- the leuS gene encoding leucine--tRNA ligase: MNLPEVEKKWQKKWAETNLYKFDKHSDKPKKYVLEMFSYPSGAKLHAGHWYNYSLADTYARYLRMKGFNVFHPMGFDAFGLPAENYAIKTGIHPEDSTLANIATMEGQLKAMGASFDWDYEIKTCLPDYYKWTQWCFLQLYKKGLAYRKAAPVNWCPHCQTVLANEQVVEGACERCHSTVTRKHLTQWFFKITDYAEELLSGLEKLDWPEKTKLMQKNWIGKSVGGEVTFQLEQGGEFTVFTTRADTLYGCTYVVISPENPLIEEITTPEQKQAVKEYQEYAAKATEIDRLSTTREKTGVFTGAYAINPVNGRKVPIWAADYVLASYGTGVVMAVPAHDERDFAFATKYNLPIERVIKAKEEGEDDSLPYTGYGVLVNSENLDGMGVEEARKTMLENLKAQGKGGPKVNYRLRDWLISRQRYWGAPIPIIHCPHCGDVPVPEEDLPVRLPYDVDFTPDGTSPLAKHEGFMNVTCPKCGAPARRDADTMDTFVCSSWYYLRYPDNKDDEMAWNPAIINELLPVDKYIGGAEHACMHLLYARFFTKAFRDMGYLNFDEPFASLVHQGTILGPDGEKMSKSRGNVISPDDYVNKFGSDAFRMYLGFGFSYIEGGPWSDGGIKSVHKYLERVERLVDRAIAAEGKKEKGKEEKDVDFVLHGTIKSVSADIEAFSFNTAIARLMELTNAMYRYMDGQADGEYARSVCKNLLLLLAPFAPHFSEELWERMGGAYSIFNQPFPTFDESALQKEEIEYPLQINGKVRERFSVPTSFGKEELEAYVREHFASYFEGKQVVKTIIVPGKIVNIVVK; encoded by the coding sequence TTGAATTTACCTGAGGTTGAAAAGAAGTGGCAGAAAAAATGGGCAGAGACGAATCTGTACAAGTTCGATAAGCACAGCGATAAGCCCAAAAAATACGTCTTGGAGATGTTCTCCTATCCTTCCGGCGCCAAGCTTCATGCCGGGCACTGGTATAACTACAGCCTGGCAGATACCTACGCGCGCTATCTGCGCATGAAGGGCTTCAATGTGTTCCACCCGATGGGCTTTGACGCCTTCGGCCTGCCGGCGGAAAACTACGCCATCAAGACGGGCATCCACCCGGAGGATTCCACCCTCGCCAATATCGCGACGATGGAAGGCCAGCTCAAAGCCATGGGCGCATCCTTCGACTGGGACTACGAGATCAAAACCTGCCTGCCCGATTACTACAAATGGACGCAGTGGTGCTTCTTGCAGCTGTATAAAAAGGGCCTGGCCTACCGCAAGGCTGCGCCGGTCAACTGGTGCCCCCATTGCCAGACAGTTCTGGCAAACGAACAGGTGGTAGAGGGCGCTTGCGAGCGCTGCCATTCCACGGTTACCCGCAAGCATCTGACCCAGTGGTTCTTCAAAATCACGGATTATGCGGAGGAGCTGCTCTCCGGCCTGGAGAAGCTGGATTGGCCGGAAAAGACCAAGCTCATGCAGAAAAACTGGATCGGCAAATCCGTGGGCGGCGAAGTTACCTTCCAGCTGGAACAGGGCGGCGAGTTTACCGTTTTCACCACCCGCGCCGATACACTCTATGGCTGCACCTATGTCGTCATCTCGCCGGAAAACCCGCTCATCGAGGAAATTACGACACCGGAGCAAAAGCAGGCCGTCAAGGAATATCAGGAATATGCCGCCAAGGCGACGGAGATCGATCGCCTCTCCACAACCCGGGAAAAGACGGGCGTCTTTACCGGCGCTTACGCCATCAACCCGGTCAACGGCCGCAAGGTTCCCATCTGGGCGGCGGATTATGTGCTGGCCAGCTATGGAACGGGCGTGGTCATGGCTGTTCCTGCGCACGACGAGAGAGACTTCGCCTTTGCAACCAAATATAACCTGCCCATCGAGCGCGTTATCAAGGCTAAAGAGGAAGGAGAAGACGATTCCCTCCCCTATACGGGCTACGGCGTGCTGGTGAACAGCGAAAACCTGGACGGCATGGGCGTGGAAGAGGCGCGCAAAACCATGCTGGAAAACCTCAAGGCCCAGGGAAAAGGCGGCCCCAAGGTCAACTACCGCCTCCGGGACTGGCTCATCTCCCGCCAGCGCTATTGGGGCGCTCCCATCCCGATCATCCACTGCCCGCACTGCGGCGATGTGCCCGTGCCCGAAGAAGATCTGCCCGTCCGTCTGCCCTACGATGTGGATTTCACGCCGGACGGCACTTCCCCTCTGGCAAAGCATGAGGGATTCATGAATGTAACCTGCCCCAAATGCGGCGCGCCCGCCCGGCGGGATGCGGATACCATGGATACCTTTGTCTGCTCCTCCTGGTACTATCTGCGCTATCCGGACAATAAGGATGACGAAATGGCCTGGAACCCCGCCATCATCAACGAACTGCTGCCCGTAGATAAATACATCGGCGGCGCAGAACATGCCTGCATGCATCTGCTCTATGCCCGCTTCTTCACCAAAGCGTTCCGGGATATGGGCTATCTGAATTTCGACGAGCCTTTCGCCTCTCTGGTGCACCAGGGAACTATTCTGGGGCCGGACGGCGAAAAGATGAGCAAATCCCGCGGCAATGTCATCTCGCCGGATGATTACGTCAACAAATTCGGTTCGGATGCTTTCCGCATGTATCTGGGCTTTGGTTTCTCGTATATCGAGGGCGGCCCCTGGAGCGACGGCGGCATCAAGTCTGTGCATAAATATCTGGAGCGCGTCGAGCGCCTGGTAGACCGCGCCATCGCCGCAGAGGGCAAAAAGGAAAAAGGCAAAGAAGAAAAGGATGTGGATTTCGTTCTGCACGGCACAATTAAGAGCGTCAGCGCAGATATCGAGGCCTTCTCCTTCAATACCGCCATTGCCCGACTTATGGAGCTGACCAACGCCATGTACCGCTATATGGACGGCCAGGCAGACGGCGAATACGCCAGAAGCGTCTGCAAAAACCTGCTCCTGCTGCTGGCGCCCTTTGCGCCGCACTTTTCCGAGGAGCTTTGGGAGAGAATGGGCGGCGCTTACAGCATCTTCAACCAGCCCTTCCCGACCTTCGATGAGAGCGCGCTGCAAAAAGAGGAGATCGAATACCCCTTGCAGATCAACGGCAAAGTGCGCGAGCGCTTCAGCGTGCCCACCAGCTTTGGCAAAGAGGAGCTGGAGGCATATGTGAGGGAGCACTTCGCCTCCTATTTCGAGGGCAAGCAAGTGGTCAAAACCATCATCGTCCCGGGAAAAATCGTCAATATCGTCGTCAAGTAA
- a CDS encoding histidinol-phosphatase HisJ family protein: MFDYHLHSFLSPDADPGQSFENIAAQAQAMGMEEIAVTDHDEGNGDFCSIDMDRYDCEWEKFVKKGSPIPVRKGIELSVNYDAIPIYEKFLSHHAFDFVIASQHFVDGVDLYLPDFYRDKTVHEAYERYLQAMLKTLSHFTNYDIVGHIGYCCKYCGNFQKLPFEYELFPDLFDAILKTIIHNGKGLELNTSAAKVTGDIGTPTRGILKRYLELGGEIITTGSDGHRPGEVSWRILEGTEALKEMGFRYVCTFQDRKPTFHKI, translated from the coding sequence ATGTTCGATTACCATTTGCACTCTTTCCTCTCTCCGGATGCAGATCCGGGGCAGAGTTTTGAAAACATCGCCGCCCAGGCGCAGGCCATGGGAATGGAGGAAATCGCCGTAACGGATCACGACGAAGGCAACGGCGATTTTTGCAGCATCGATATGGATCGCTATGACTGCGAGTGGGAAAAGTTCGTCAAAAAAGGCTCTCCCATCCCCGTCAGAAAAGGCATCGAGCTCAGCGTGAACTACGATGCCATCCCGATCTATGAAAAATTCCTGTCCCATCATGCATTCGATTTCGTCATCGCCTCGCAGCATTTTGTAGACGGCGTCGATCTCTATCTGCCGGATTTTTACCGGGATAAAACCGTGCACGAGGCCTATGAGCGCTATCTGCAGGCCATGCTCAAAACGCTGAGCCATTTCACGAACTACGATATCGTCGGCCATATCGGCTATTGCTGCAAATACTGCGGCAATTTCCAAAAGCTCCCCTTTGAATACGAGCTTTTCCCGGATCTGTTCGACGCCATTTTGAAAACCATCATTCACAATGGCAAGGGGCTGGAGCTCAACACCAGCGCCGCAAAGGTTACCGGGGATATCGGCACGCCCACCCGGGGCATTTTGAAGCGCTATCTGGAGCTGGGCGGCGAGATCATCACTACCGGCTCGGATGGGCACCGGCCGGGAGAAGTGAGCTGGCGCATTTTGGAGGGAACCGAGGCGCTGAAGGAAATGGGCTTCCGCTATGTCTGCACATTTCAGGACAGAAAGCCGACTTTCCATAAAATTTAG
- a CDS encoding PFL family protein: protein MINTRDILSTIEMIRHQCLDIRTITMGISLKDCMSEDMNRAICNIKGKILRKAEKLVKTGEEIEAEFGIPIVNKRISVTPISIIGEPTGTADYAPFAVALDEAGKEVGVDFIGGFSALVHKGMTPGERNFIRSIPEALASTDIVCSSVNVGTTRAGINMDAVALMGEVVKQTAERTADQGGLGAAKLVVFCNAVEDNPFMAGAFHGIGEGDCVINVGVSGPGVVYAAIADMKGANLGEIAEQIKKTAFHITRMGELVAREASRRLGAEFGIVDLSLAPTPAQGDSVARILEAMGLETCGGCGTTAALALLNDAVKKGGVMASSNVGGLSGAFIPVSEDEGMIAAARSGVLRLEKLEAMTCVCSVGLDMIAVPGDTTAETLSAIIADEAAIGMVNNKTTAVRIIPVPGGKVGDEVSFGGLLGTAPIMPCSKVSASEFIHRGGRIPAPIHSQKN, encoded by the coding sequence ATGATCAATACCAGAGATATTTTAAGCACCATCGAGATGATCCGGCATCAGTGCCTGGATATCCGCACGATCACCATGGGCATCTCGCTCAAAGACTGCATGAGCGAGGATATGAACCGGGCTATCTGCAACATCAAGGGAAAAATTCTGCGCAAAGCCGAAAAACTCGTCAAAACAGGCGAGGAGATCGAGGCGGAATTCGGCATTCCCATCGTCAATAAGCGCATCTCGGTTACGCCCATCTCCATCATCGGCGAGCCCACGGGCACGGCAGACTATGCGCCGTTTGCCGTGGCGCTGGATGAGGCGGGCAAAGAGGTCGGCGTGGATTTTATCGGCGGCTTTTCGGCTCTTGTGCATAAGGGGATGACGCCGGGCGAGCGCAATTTCATCCGCTCCATCCCGGAGGCGCTTGCAAGCACGGATATTGTTTGCAGCAGCGTCAATGTCGGGACAACCCGGGCAGGCATCAATATGGATGCCGTGGCGCTGATGGGGGAGGTCGTCAAGCAGACGGCCGAGCGCACGGCGGATCAAGGCGGCTTGGGCGCGGCAAAGCTGGTCGTGTTCTGCAATGCCGTAGAGGATAACCCGTTTATGGCCGGGGCGTTTCACGGCATCGGAGAGGGCGACTGCGTCATCAACGTGGGCGTCAGCGGGCCGGGGGTGGTCTATGCCGCGATTGCGGACATGAAGGGCGCAAACCTCGGCGAAATCGCCGAGCAAATCAAAAAGACTGCATTTCACATTACGCGCATGGGCGAGCTGGTGGCCCGGGAGGCCTCCCGCAGGCTGGGTGCAGAGTTTGGCATTGTGGATCTCTCCCTGGCGCCTACGCCTGCTCAGGGCGACAGCGTCGCCCGGATTTTAGAGGCCATGGGGCTGGAGACCTGTGGCGGATGCGGCACGACGGCCGCGCTGGCGCTGCTCAACGACGCCGTCAAAAAAGGCGGCGTCATGGCCAGCTCGAACGTCGGCGGGCTTTCCGGGGCGTTTATCCCGGTCAGTGAGGATGAGGGCATGATCGCCGCGGCCAGAAGCGGTGTTCTGCGGCTGGAAAAGCTGGAAGCCATGACCTGCGTCTGTTCGGTGGGGCTGGATATGATCGCCGTCCCGGGGGATACCACAGCCGAGACGCTTTCGGCCATCATTGCGGACGAGGCGGCCATTGGCATGGTCAACAATAAGACCACGGCTGTGCGCATCATCCCCGTGCCGGGCGGCAAAGTGGGCGATGAAGTCAGCTTTGGCGGCCTGCTGGGCACGGCGCCCATCATGCCTTGCAGCAAAGTTTCGGCCAGCGAATTCATTCACCGCGGCGGCCGGATTCCCGCGCCCATTCATTCCCAGAAAAACTAG
- the pepF gene encoding oligoendopeptidase F, which produces MKTRSEIPEQFKWKLEDIYQSEAQWEAEYRELEGMLPALEARRQNIAQSAEELKAGLDEMYRAMLLLERLYVYARMRRDEDNANSYYQGLADRAQGLNVRLSAAISYLNPLLLSLPEGVLEGYAAQPELADYRFMLEDLLRSKAHVLEEGEERLLSMAGDFSDGAQGIYTMLNNADLSFGSVEHGGQTRQLTHATYIGLMQSEDRVLREKVFHQFYQSFQSHINTIAATYGTSVKKDVFYAKARRYQSALDAALSSDNVPESVYRDLIETVHAHLPTMYRYVALRRKILGVDQLEMYDIYAPLVSQVDAKYTYEQAKELVLEGLSVLGGEYGAHLREAFASRWIDVFENKGKTSGAYSWGAYGTHPYVLLNHRDDLDSVFTIAHELGHAMHSFYSDAAQPYPTAGYAIFVAEVASTVNEILLTKHLLRTVQDAKLKKYILNHYIDQFRTTVLRQTMFAEFEMLAHEMAEKGEPLTVQSLCETYGRLNALYHGPDMGADDTISYEWARIPHFYNAFYVYKYATGFSCACAIVHKLEEEPGMLEKYKAFLSGGGSDYPMELLRKAGIEVGEAVEICMKEFAQALEEFEALA; this is translated from the coding sequence ATGAAAACAAGAAGCGAAATTCCAGAGCAATTCAAATGGAAGCTGGAGGATATTTATCAGAGCGAAGCGCAGTGGGAAGCGGAATACCGCGAGCTGGAGGGTATGCTTCCGGCGCTGGAGGCGCGCAGGCAGAATATCGCGCAGTCGGCAGAGGAGCTGAAGGCAGGGCTGGACGAGATGTACCGCGCCATGCTGCTGCTCGAGCGGCTGTATGTCTATGCCCGGATGCGCCGGGATGAGGATAACGCCAATTCCTATTACCAGGGTCTGGCCGACCGCGCCCAGGGCCTGAACGTGAGGCTCTCTGCGGCGATTTCCTATCTGAACCCACTGTTGCTCTCTTTGCCGGAAGGCGTTTTAGAAGGGTATGCGGCTCAGCCGGAATTGGCGGACTACCGCTTCATGCTGGAAGATCTGCTGCGCAGCAAGGCGCACGTGCTGGAAGAGGGCGAGGAGCGCCTGCTTTCCATGGCCGGGGACTTTTCGGACGGTGCCCAGGGCATTTACACCATGCTCAACAACGCAGATCTCTCCTTTGGCAGCGTGGAGCACGGCGGCCAGACGCGCCAGCTGACCCACGCGACCTATATTGGCCTCATGCAGAGCGAAGATCGGGTGCTCAGGGAAAAGGTATTCCACCAGTTTTATCAGAGCTTCCAGAGCCATATCAATACCATCGCCGCCACATACGGCACCAGCGTGAAGAAAGACGTGTTCTATGCCAAGGCGCGCAGGTACCAAAGTGCGCTGGATGCCGCGCTCTCCTCGGATAATGTTCCGGAATCGGTTTACCGGGATTTGATTGAGACGGTTCACGCGCATTTGCCGACGATGTACCGCTATGTCGCCCTGCGCAGGAAAATTTTGGGTGTGGATCAGCTGGAAATGTATGATATCTATGCGCCGCTGGTCTCGCAGGTGGATGCCAAATATACCTATGAGCAGGCCAAGGAGCTGGTGCTGGAAGGGCTCTCGGTTTTGGGCGGGGAGTATGGCGCGCATCTCAGAGAGGCGTTTGCGTCCAGATGGATCGATGTGTTTGAAAATAAAGGCAAAACCTCGGGCGCGTATTCCTGGGGCGCATACGGGACGCATCCCTATGTGCTGCTCAACCACCGGGACGACCTGGACAGCGTTTTCACCATCGCGCACGAGCTGGGCCACGCCATGCACTCCTTCTATTCAGATGCCGCCCAGCCCTATCCCACGGCGGGCTATGCCATCTTTGTGGCGGAAGTGGCCTCGACGGTCAACGAAATTCTGCTGACCAAGCACCTGCTGCGCACGGTGCAGGATGCCAAGCTCAAAAAATATATTCTCAACCACTATATCGATCAGTTCCGCACCACGGTTCTGCGGCAGACGATGTTTGCGGAGTTCGAGATGCTGGCGCACGAGATGGCCGAGAAGGGCGAGCCGCTGACTGTGCAGTCTCTCTGCGAGACCTACGGCAGGCTCAACGCGCTCTATCACGGGCCGGATATGGGCGCAGACGATACCATCTCCTATGAATGGGCGCGCATCCCGCATTTCTACAACGCGTTCTATGTCTATAAATACGCCACGGGCTTTTCCTGCGCCTGCGCCATCGTCCATAAGCTGGAAGAAGAGCCGGGAATGCTGGAAAAATACAAGGCGTTCCTCTCGGGCGGCGGAAGCGATTATCCCATGGAGCTTTTGCGCAAGGCCGGCATCGAGGTCGGCGAGGCAGTGGAAATCTGCATGAAGGAATTTGCGCAGGCTTTAGAGGAATTTGAAGCTTTAGCGTGA
- a CDS encoding TIGR00730 family Rossman fold protein, producing MKICVYGASSTQLDPKYIDATYQLGQELAKRGHGLVYGGGAQGVMGATARGVREQGGEVVGVTPEFFNVDGVVFQDCTELIFTKTMRERKQTMEDRADAFIVAPGGFGTYEEFFEILTLKQLERHNKAIAIYNVDGCYDMLFDFIARAMSENFIKEACKKLYRIFDNRDEMLDYIENYQPERIGIKKLRDVDESYTYDNYKAK from the coding sequence ATGAAAATCTGTGTTTACGGAGCTTCCAGCACGCAGCTGGATCCCAAATATATCGATGCGACTTATCAGCTGGGCCAGGAGCTGGCAAAACGCGGGCATGGCCTGGTTTACGGCGGCGGTGCGCAGGGCGTCATGGGGGCGACAGCCCGGGGCGTGCGCGAACAGGGCGGCGAGGTCGTTGGCGTAACCCCTGAGTTTTTCAATGTGGACGGCGTTGTCTTTCAGGATTGCACCGAGCTGATTTTTACCAAAACCATGCGGGAACGCAAGCAGACCATGGAGGATCGGGCGGATGCGTTTATCGTGGCTCCGGGCGGCTTTGGGACGTATGAGGAGTTTTTTGAGATTCTCACGCTCAAGCAGCTGGAGCGCCATAACAAGGCCATCGCCATCTATAACGTGGATGGCTGCTATGATATGCTCTTTGATTTCATCGCCCGGGCGATGAGCGAGAACTTCATCAAGGAGGCCTGCAAAAAGCTCTACCGGATTTTTGATAACCGGGATGAGATGCTGGACTATATCGAAAACTATCAGCCTGAGAGAATCGGCATCAAAAAGCTGCGGGATGTCGACGAGAGCTATACATACGATAACTACAAGGCGAAATAG
- a CDS encoding sugar phosphate isomerase/epimerase family protein encodes MKLSFSTLGCPKLSFRDVLSIAKDLGYDGIELRGIMQTIDAPDLKEFSQENCQQTMERLNKLGLEIPILTSACKLHREEKWEATLALAKRYVDTAARIGTKYVRVLGDSYPAPGGHVSDAVVLEHLGQIADYAAGQGITVLIETNGVYADTARLAQLIADAGRENIGVIWDINHPAQFFGETPEQTYANIGSLVRHVHVKDSVKAFEKFDKVQYHMIGHGDVPVKQAIDLLLEKGYEGYFSLEWVKRWDFTLEEPGIVFAHYANYMRKLEK; translated from the coding sequence ATGAAACTTAGTTTTTCCACGCTCGGCTGCCCCAAGCTGAGCTTCCGGGATGTGCTTTCCATTGCGAAAGACCTGGGCTACGACGGCATCGAGCTGCGCGGCATCATGCAGACCATCGATGCGCCGGATTTGAAGGAGTTTTCCCAGGAGAACTGCCAGCAGACCATGGAACGGCTGAACAAGCTGGGCCTGGAAATCCCGATTCTGACTTCCGCCTGCAAACTGCACCGGGAGGAGAAATGGGAGGCGACGCTGGCGCTGGCAAAGCGCTATGTGGATACTGCGGCTAGAATCGGCACGAAATACGTCCGCGTGCTGGGGGACAGCTATCCCGCGCCGGGCGGGCATGTCAGCGATGCGGTCGTTTTAGAGCATCTGGGGCAGATTGCGGATTATGCCGCTGGGCAGGGCATAACGGTTCTCATCGAGACCAACGGCGTTTATGCGGATACCGCGCGGCTGGCGCAGCTGATCGCAGACGCCGGCAGGGAAAATATCGGGGTCATTTGGGATATCAACCACCCGGCTCAGTTCTTCGGGGAGACGCCCGAGCAGACCTATGCCAATATTGGCAGTCTGGTGCGCCATGTGCATGTGAAAGATTCGGTGAAAGCGTTCGAGAAGTTCGATAAAGTGCAGTATCACATGATCGGGCATGGAGACGTCCCGGTAAAGCAGGCCATCGATCTGCTGCTGGAAAAAGGCTATGAGGGCTATTTCTCGCTGGAATGGGTCAAGCGCTGGGATTTCACGCTGGAAGAGCCGGGCATCGTGTTTGCACACTATGCCAACTACATGCGCAAGCTGGAAAAATAG
- a CDS encoding small ribosomal subunit Rsm22 family protein, which yields MEFPVALQSAIQQLAAKYPMAQLKNAAEEISRRYRQETGQGKRLLSQDLEAAAYAMARMPATFGAVASALGYALEAADFAPKTLLDAGAGTGAACWAADALLPLQRVICLEREEAMRRLGQELMREGSEALQGSEWQAADLTAVAPLPRAELVVASYVLGELSPAARIAALQKLWEAAEGMLLIIEPGTPAAFAQIEQARQILVGQGAHIAAPCPHEQPCRLTGQDWCHFACRVPRSRLHKQLKGGEAPYEDEKFSYLALARFEVCHNKSRILRHPQVAKGQIGLMLCGAQENKSVLVKKKDGALFKAARKAKCGDAIEL from the coding sequence TTGGAGTTTCCCGTTGCACTGCAAAGTGCCATTCAGCAGTTGGCCGCCAAATACCCGATGGCGCAATTAAAAAATGCGGCGGAAGAGATCAGCCGGCGCTACCGCCAGGAGACCGGGCAGGGCAAGCGCCTGCTGAGCCAGGATTTAGAGGCGGCGGCCTATGCAATGGCCCGTATGCCGGCGACTTTTGGCGCGGTTGCTTCGGCGCTGGGATATGCCCTGGAGGCCGCAGACTTTGCGCCAAAAACGCTGCTGGATGCCGGCGCCGGGACGGGCGCGGCCTGCTGGGCGGCGGATGCGCTGCTGCCTTTGCAGCGGGTTATCTGCCTGGAACGGGAAGAAGCCATGCGCCGGCTGGGGCAGGAACTGATGCGCGAAGGCTCGGAGGCGTTGCAGGGATCAGAGTGGCAGGCGGCGGATCTGACGGCCGTTGCGCCATTGCCAAGGGCAGAACTCGTGGTGGCCTCCTATGTTTTGGGAGAGCTTTCGCCCGCGGCGCGCATTGCGGCTCTGCAAAAGCTTTGGGAGGCGGCAGAGGGAATGCTGCTGATTATCGAGCCGGGAACGCCAGCCGCCTTTGCGCAGATAGAGCAAGCACGGCAGATTTTGGTAGGGCAGGGAGCGCATATTGCCGCGCCCTGCCCGCACGAGCAGCCCTGCCGGCTGACTGGGCAGGATTGGTGCCATTTTGCCTGCCGCGTGCCCAGAAGCCGCCTGCATAAGCAGCTCAAAGGCGGGGAAGCGCCGTATGAAGATGAAAAATTTTCCTATTTGGCGCTGGCAAGATTTGAGGTTTGTCATAATAAATCGCGCATTTTGCGCCACCCGCAGGTTGCCAAAGGGCAGATCGGCCTAATGCTTTGCGGCGCGCAGGAAAATAAAAGCGTTCTGGTAAAAAAGAAGGATGGCGCGCTTTTTAAAGCCGCGCGCAAGGCAAAGTGCGGGGATGCCATCGAGCTTTGA